Proteins co-encoded in one Burkholderia ambifaria AMMD genomic window:
- a CDS encoding GPW/gp25 family protein yields the protein MCRRTGRLIGGVDHLVQSIGDILSTRKGTRRERPDYGSDLPLMVDLPITRGWISAAQAEAARAIGRWEPRIALDRVQALSVVDGKVTFRIAGRYDGDDVVFEVTI from the coding sequence ATGTGCCGTCGCACGGGCCGGCTGATCGGTGGTGTCGACCATCTCGTCCAGAGCATTGGGGACATTCTGAGCACGCGCAAGGGCACGCGCCGCGAGCGGCCTGATTACGGTTCCGATCTGCCGCTGATGGTCGACCTGCCGATCACGCGCGGCTGGATATCGGCCGCGCAGGCGGAAGCGGCGCGTGCGATCGGTCGATGGGAGCCGCGCATTGCGCTCGATCGTGTCCAGGCGCTGTCGGTCGTCGACGGCAAAGTAACTTTTCGGATCGCCGGGCGTTACGACGGCGACGATGTTGTATTCGAGGTGACGATATGA